From the genome of Miscanthus floridulus cultivar M001 chromosome 10, ASM1932011v1, whole genome shotgun sequence, one region includes:
- the LOC136490115 gene encoding receptor-like protein EIX2, with protein MRTMSYRTTTALSFILVVVITAIISSSLPPTGHGLSLRNASSGTTAIGCLGHERIALLEFKQGITSDPAGFLSSWRQSGGDQDCCQWRGVRCSKRTGHVVGLHLRNVAVDPSIVNSGDETALVGQISPSLLSLQRLKHLDLSLNNLEGPTRLFPEFLGSLKNLRYLNLSAIPFYGSIPPQLGNLTKLQYLDLSLKTYDIDYNMYSTDTSWLTRLPSLQYLNMRSVNLSMALDWAHAVSMVPSLRVLDLSDCSLASANQSLPHLNLTQVERLDLSGNDFNHPVASCWFWNLTSLTYLGLGGTNLYGKFHHAFGGMPSLQVLDFFGSSGTNDPYITDGGLDIMTANMTNLCNLQILILSSSYMNGDITEFFEHLPQCSPRLEELHLDNNDFTGVIPNWIGRWASLVILDLSNNQINGSVPSEIGTLTSLLTLDLSNNQITGLVPSEISKLNNLTSLILGWNNLSGVITQEILAGLTSLRWIDLSSNSLKIAVDANWLPPFILQYAYFASCDMGPQFPTWLKSQIEIVELDISCAGIFDSLPGWFVSTFSNASWMNISYNGVSGTLPTNMGAMESLRRLYFNSNHLTGPIPKLPQSLSVLDISRNFLSGPLPSNFGAPGIGDLRLFSNRIAGHVPQSICQLQYLDILDLADNFLEGEFPECFEPQNFFFRMLFLSNNRFSGKFPPRLQRFTNLYILDLSWNNFSGGLPMWIGNLANLEILRLGHNNFSGNIPPTITNLTNLLHLDLADNGISGFLPRNLSNLSGMTTRHSPTTFGHYVPVLNLSVTTKGDARYYEEGQIFNMVVIDLSANFLTGGIPEEITSLDAVHGLNLSHNRLSGKIPSNIGIMQALESLDLSENKLYGELPQSLSNLTYLSYLDLSYNNFSGRIPSGGQLDTLYSQNPFMYDGNSGLCGDPLHKNCSEEQKHGDRKTEEHDSKLMSFPFGVGSGFVVGLWVVFCVILFKKSRRIAYFRLFDNAYDKLYVFVVVKWASLVQKTDTH; from the coding sequence ATGAGGACTATGAGCTACAGAACCACCACTGCGCTCTCGTTCATCCTCGTCGTAGTAATAACAGCCATCATCTCATCGTCCTTACCCCCGACCGGCCATGGGCTGTCGCTGCGCAATGCCAGCTCGGGCACCACCGCCATCGGCTGCTTGGGACACGAGAGGATCGCCCTGCTGGAGTTCAAACAAGGCATCACAAGCGACCCTGCTGGATTCCTCTCCTCGTGGCGGCAGTCCGGCGGAGACCAAGACTGCTGCCAGTGGAGAGGCGTCAGGTGCAGCAAGCGGACCGGCCATGTCGTCGGGCTTCATCTCCGCAACGTGGCTGTCGATCCATCTATTGTTAACTCCGGCGACGAGACTGCCCTGGTCGGACAGATAAGCCCTTCACTCCTTTCCTTGCAGCGTCTAAAGCACCTTGACCTGAGCCTGAATAATCTCGAAGGTCCGACACGTCTTTTCCCAGAGTTTCTGGGCTCCTTGAAAAACTTGAGATATCTCAACCTATCTGCCATACCGTTTTACGGTAGCATACCGCCTCAGCTTGGAAACCTGACAAAGCTGCAATATCTTGACCTCTCACTCAAAACTTACGATATTGATTACAACATGTACTCCACAGATACCTCATGGTTAACTCGGCTGCCTTCTCTACAGTACCTCAACATGCGTTCTGTAAACCTCAGCATGGCTCTTGACTGGGCTCATGCGGTGAGCATGGTCCCTTCTTTAAGGGTCCTTGATCTTTCTGACTGCAGCCTTGCAAGTGCAAACCAATCACTCCCACATCTTAACCTCACACAAGTTGAGAGGCTTGATCTCTCCGGTAATGATTTCAATCACCCAGTTGCATCATGCTGGTTTTGGAACCTGACAAGCCTAACGTATCTAGGACTTGGAGGCACTAATTTATATGGTAAATTTCACCATGCATTTGGAGGTATGCCATCCCTCCAAGTCCTGGATTTTTTTGGTAGTAGTGGAACCAATGACCCATATATAACTGATGGAGGATTAGACATCATGACCGCCAACATGACAAATCTATGCAACCTGCAAATCCTAATCCTCAGTTCCAGTTACATGAATGGCGACATAACAGAGTTCTTTGAACACTTACCACAATGTTCCCCAAGATTGGAGGAACTGCATCTGGACAACAATGATTTCACTGGAGTGATACCAAATTGGATAGGGAGATGGGCCAGCTTAGTCATTCTTGATCTCTCCAACAACCAAATCAATGGATCTGTTCCTTCTGAGATTGGTACTCTTACCAGTTTACTCACTCTCGACCTCTCCAACAACCAGATTACTGGACTGGTGCCTTCGGAGATCAGCAAGCTCAATAATTTAACTTCCCTGATATTAGGCTGGAACAACCTCAGTGGTGTTATCACCCAGGAAATCCTTGCTGGCCTTACAAGCTTGAGGTGGATAGACCTGTCAAGCAATTCCTTAAAGATTGCGGTGGATGCCAATTGGTTGCCACCCTTTATCCTTCAGTATGCATATTTTGCTTCTTGTGACATGGGCCCTCAATTTCCCACCTGGCTGAAATCACAAATCGAAATTGTTGAGCTAGATATATCATGTGCCGGAATATTTGATAGTCTTCCTGGCTGGTTTGTTTCTACCTTTTCAAATGCTTCGTGGATGAACATTTCCTACAACGGAGTCAGTGGTACATTACCAACAAACATGGGGGCTATGGAATCATTGAGAAGACTTTATTTCAACTCAAACCACCTGACAGGTCCAATACCAAAATTGCCGCAAAGTCTCAGCGTACTGGACATCTCGAGAAACTTTTTATCCGGACCTCTGCCATCGAACTTTGGAGCTCCAGGCATCGGTGATCTGCGGCTCTTCTCCAATCGTATTGCCGGTCATGTTCCACAGTCAATATGTCAATTGCAATACCTGGACATCTTAGACTTAGCCGACAACTTTTTAGAGGGTGAATTTCCAGAATGCTTTGAGCCACAGAATTTTTTCTTTAGAATGCTATTTTTGAGTAACAATCGGTTTTCTGGAAAGTTCCCACCTCGCTTGCAAAGATTCACCAACTTATATATCTTGGATCTGTCATGGAATAACTTCTCTGGAGGACTGCCCATGTGGATCGGGAACTTGGCGAACTTAGAAATACTACGACTGGGGCACAATAATTTCTCTGGAAATATTCCACCAACAATTACCAACCTTACAAATCTTCTTCATCTAGATCTGGCAGACAATGGCATATCAGGTTTTCTTCCACGGAATCTATCAAATTTAAGTGGTATGACAACACGGCATAGTCCCACAACCTTTGGACACTACGTGCCGGTTTTAAATCTGTCTGTCACCACCAAGGGGGATGCACGTTATTATGAAGAAGGTCAAATTTTTAATATGGTGGTTATTGACTTATCTGCAAACTTCTTAACAGGTGGAATTCCAGAAGAAATAACTTCTCTAGATGCAGTTCATGGTTTGAATTTATCACATAATCGCTTGAGTGGAAAAATTCCAAGCAACATTGGGATCATGCAGGCATTGGAATCACTCGACCTCTCGGAGAACAAGCTTTATGGAGAACTCCCACAAAGCCTGTCAAATCTAACATACTTAAGCTACCTGGACTTGTCATACAACAATTTCAGTGGAAGGATACCATCAGGTGGGCAGCTCGACACCCTCTACTCACAGAATCCATTTATGTACGATGGAAATAGTGGTCTTTGTGGAGATCCTCTTCACAAGAATTGCTCTGAAGAACAAAAGCATGGTGATCGTAAGACAGAGGAACATGATTCTAAGCTAATGTCATTTCCTTTTGGAGTTGGCTCAGGTTTTGTTGTTGGTCTCTGGGTGGTATTCTGTGTCATTTTATTCAAGAAATCCCGGAGGATTGCTTATTTCCGCCTCTTTGACAACGCATATGACAAATTATATGTTTTTGTTGTTGTTAAGTGGGCAAGCTTGGTCCAAAAGACAGATACACATTAA